DNA from Dehalococcoidia bacterium:
CACGAGGTTTACTCTTCTACCGCCTGATGGAGCAGGCAATAGCTTGTGCCCCCGTGCCGCGTCAAATGATCGTAGGAGGCCATCCACAACATATGGTATATGGTTGAGTAAAGTGCATACCCACTTAGGTTAAATCGCACGCCACATGATTGTCAATAGGCTGTACGAACCCGAGAACAGCGGTATTAGCGGAATGACTGCTCGATATCGACCTGCAGTGTCAGCAAGCCTATCAACGAAGAGGCTAGAATTGAGCTCAACAGCCAATGTTCAGACCGTCGGCGGCTATGAAAAGAGGATACAGAAATGGAACGGGGGGAGATCAGGCCACGAGAACCCCGACTCGGATCGGCGATTTTCAGGGAAGGATCAGCAATGAGAACGTTCCTGCATGTTCAGTTGAGTGACGTACCGGAAATCCCTTCATACGAATCCCTTTCGGTGTTGAGCATTCCTAAGATGTCTTTCTCGGTGCCTATCGATAGGAATCCGGTCGGATAACCCTCGGTTCGGATATGTCCTATGCATATCACGGTTGGTCACCGCTGATTAAGGACCATGAGGATGCTTTGGGATGTTTGACAAAGATGCAAAAGACCGTACCGGTCAACCTTAAGTCTTTCCGGTACGGCCTTCATCTCTATGCCGCAAATCTTGGATTTACCGTGATTAGCCACTGCGGCCGGACTTGGGATAACACTGCCCGTCCGGGAAGCCGACGTTTCTCCCAGATGGCGCACCCGAACGCACGGCTTCCCAACAAGATTGCTGATGATCAGCTATTTCTTGACGTTATCCTGAACAAATTTGACAATGGCATCGAGATCGGATTCCGGAGGAAAGACCTCGGCAACGCCCATCGCCTTCATCATCGGTATATTCTCGGCGGGCACTGTGCCGCCGGCAATAATCAGCTTATCGTCGGCCTTATTGGCGCGAAGTATCTTTATCATATCCTCAATTTGCCCGTATCGCCCGCCTATATTGAGCCCGATCACATCCACATCTTCCTGGATGGCCGTATTGGCGATCTCATCGTATCTCATACGCCCGCCAAAGATCACTTCCATGCCAGCGTCGCGCAGGGCCGAGGATACCACCACCGGCCCTCTCCAGTGTGCATCCAGACTGGTTTTTGCCATCAACACCTTGATCGGTTTTTTTTGTGCAGTCAACTTCGTCCTCCTCTAATCCATCAACAGAATTGCCTTTTACCAGAAAGAAGCAATAGGTTCCTTAATCACAGGGTATATCTCCCGCCAAAGCCTGCCGATCTCTCCAGTGGTGACATAAGCCCTGCCGGCTGCGATGGAAGCGGGCATCACATTCTGCCCGGTCTCAACCGCCCGGCGCAGATCACTCAGCGCTTTCTCAACCGCTTTCTTATCCCTTCGCTGACGCAGTCTCTCAAGCCGGGCCATTTCCTTTTCCCAGACGCCTGAGCCGGTATCGAAGGCTTTGATCTTGAAGGGTTCGTAGTCCATAGTGAAACAGTTGACCCCGACGATCTTCTTCTCGCCCGTCTTGGCCTTCTTTTCCTCATTCAGCATGCCCATCGTGAATTCCCTGGGCAACCATCCCGATTCCAACGCCGCCAAGAATCCGCCCTGCTCATCGATCTTCTTCAGATAATCCCACACCTTCTCTTCCAGATCATTGCTGAGTCGCTCCAAATAGTACGATCCGCCCAGCGGGTCGGCCACATTCATGATCCCCAGCTCATGCTGGGCAATCTGCTGGGTTCGAATGGCCAGCAGGGCCGCTTCCTCGGAAGGAACGCTGACTGCTTCATCATAGCAGTCGGAATTCATCGACTGGACGCCGCCCAACGCTGCCGCCAGCACCTGATACGCCACCCGAACAACGTTGTTCATCGGCTGATGGAGGGTGAGGCTGGCGCCCGATGTCTGGACGTGAATCCTGAACATCATCGACTTCGGATTCTGGGCACCGTATCGATTCTTCATCAACTTGGCCCAGCAACGCCGCATGATCCTGAACTTGGCGATCTCTTCGAAGAAATCCCTATCGCAGGACATGTGTCCACCAGCAATGCTATAGGCAAAGTCATCGATCTTGAGTTTCCCCCGGCTCAACACCTCATCAATATAGGTGCAGGCGCAGGCCAGCATAACCGCGATCTCCTGATAGGCGGTGATGCCGCATTCCCGGATGTTGTATCCGGAGAACGATCCGGTGGTCACGTGCGGCGTGTTCTCCACGCAGTACTCGATGGTATCGCCGATAAGCTTCAGAGCGCTGGCCGGCGCAATAGAATCGGTAAAGGGACTGGCCAGATAACAGGTACACATATCCTGGAATCCGGTTCCCATGATTTTATTCAACGGAATGCCCTGCTTTTCTGCCAAGGCAAAGTAGCAACCGAAATAGAAGGGCTGGCCCTGCGATGGTGCCAGAGCACCGATATATGCCTTATCCAGTGGAATTCCCTCGAGAATGATCTCCCAATCCTCCAGTGAAAGAATGGGTGCGCCCACCAAACCGACATCGCAGGTGCGTGCGGCGATGGGTTGATCATCCAGATCGTACATAGAAGAGGTAGCGAAATCTCCGGTCATCGTGATAGCCAGATCGCCGTGGCTAATGGCATATCGAACCCGATCACGCTGGTCCTCCACCGAGCCATAAGCTGTGAGCTGTCGGATACGCCAGGGCTGGGAGCGATACATCCCGGGATAACCGCCCCGCAGGAACGGGAACGTGCCTGGAACACCAAAATCTCGATCAGCATTCAGATCGGCGACATCTCCCTGAGTATAGATTCCCTTGACAGGCAGACCAGATCCAGTGACGAATTGCTTCTCCGTCTTCTTCTTCTCCATTTGATTTCACCTCGCTTTTCTGGGCCTCGTTCGGCCATAGATTTCTACTAAAGCTGTCCCCCCCGCCGCCACTTCTCTTAACTTCCAATTCTCCCGCTATATTCTACCAGAAGTTATCAGAAGAGGCCACCGGGACAGCATCCCGATGGCCTCTCTTCTCCATGCCTTCACAGCACTTTCAGCACCTAATTCGGTCCGCGCTACACCCCACCCCGTGGGGCCTCTGTTCCCCAGATAACAGTACCTTTGTTATGAGCCCTCAGCTAACCCTTGCTGCTCTTGCGAGTTCTAACGGTCTCCATGAATGAGTCTATTTGCATGCGCCACTGGGCTTCCGAATAGTCCCTCAGGTCAACGATATCGCTGATGAGCAAAAGCGAGGGTAGTTTAATATGTTCCCTCACCAGATTACTCAGATGAATCTGACCTACCGTCATGGCCCTGCAAGACCGGGTGGCATGCATTACCATCCCATCGATATCATACTCTTTCACCATCCTCAGCAACCTCTCCACAGTGGGATTGCCACTGCCCGTACGGGCCTTATCGTAGTTCAGAGTAAGCATGAGCAGCGTTCTCCATGCCAGGTGCTCAAGCGGATTCTCCAACCCAACCGGTATCTCAATTGGCTCCCACTGGAAATAGGCGTTCTCTATGGCAAACACCGCTCCCATATCCTGAAGCTGATTGAACATCCACATGGTGTGCCACGGCGGCAGCCCGCCACCCCAAAGCAACCGATACTTTTCGCCCGGCAGAACCCCGATGCCTTTATCCACTCTATCTTTTATCTCGGCATACAGTTCCTGGTAAAAATCCAGGGTCTCCTGGTGACCAAGCCTGAATACGCCTGGAATGAAGATGGCAAAATGATCCTCAGAAGCCATCGGTGCGGGTTTAGCACGGCGCAGCCGATCTATCTCCCACCAAGTTTCGTAGGTCTTATCGGAAAGGGCCAGATGATGGCTCAACTTATCGTAGTCAAACTTCCTGCCGGTTTGCTTCTCCAGAAAGCCAATTAACCCCTGAAGCTGTTCCACCTGGTACTTAACGTAATAAGGAGCTACCTCCTTGAGGTCCGCAGTACTTGGCGGTATCAGTACATCATGACAGTATGTCGGGGTGTCCATATAATGCCCTAAGGCCTGATACCATTTGAACCTGGGATCGCACGTACAACTGCTGCCCAGTAGCATGTCAGGTACAGGCATGCCGCCATCAGGTGCATTTTCCGGCATTGCCCCCCCCAGCTCACGCCGCATGGCATCGAAACCGATGCCGGTTCGTGCGTAGCCGCATATGACGTTCGAGTAGCCCTCATTCTCAGCCTTAACCAAGAATCTCCCGGCGTCTTGCTTGGTGGCACAAAGTCCTGCGTAATTCTCCGTCCAAACGACAGGCACGTCCATGGCAATCAGTATCTCATCATACATTGAGCCCATCATGCCGTAAGCCACTGGCTTACCCGCCGCCTTGGCCTCCTGAGCCTCGGTATACATTGTCTTGACGACTTTTCGCACTTTGCGAGCAGTCTGTGTCGATTTTACCGCGCTGGTCTTATCCCGTGGCGCCTCCCCCTCGGCCATGTTGAAACCTCCTACCTAATTGTCTCCAGGAACGCTTGCACCCTGGTACTGAGTTGCCCGATGGTTGTCGCACTATAGTCATCCTCAATGTGCAGCACAGGCAACCCCAGCCCCTTGAGATACTCGATGACATCGGGGGCATCCAGTTCATGGGTATCGCAGAACCTGATGATATACAAAATGACTCCGTTAACGTTAAACTCACGAGCAAAATCACCCAAATAGGCAAACCTGCTCTTGATGTCCTCCTCGTGAGTGGTTCCAGTTGCTTTATCCCTGTAGGTGCGAGGACATCGCAGTTCCATATACCGTTTTGCCAGCCCATCCAGCGGGTCGGCGGTGACAGGCACATCCTCCCAGAAAAACCGCGTGCCGATGCACAGGTCATCCGCGACCACATTTGCCCCGCTACCCTCCACCAAATTCATGAAGGCGGCATCGTCTATCTCACACCCATAGATCATCAGACGGGCCCCGGCTTTACCCGGACCCTTCGCGCCTGCCTTGACCTCTTTGATGACATCCTTGATGAGATCATTGGCTTCTTCCGGTGGAAGGCTCATTGCCACAATTAGGGTCTTGAGAACCTCCGCCCCGGAAATGAGAGGCGGATCCACTTTTCTTAACTGGTACAGATCTCTAAGCAGCTTCCTCTGTGTGTTGTGAAGCTCAATCTCGCGTTTAAGCCGCTCAGCCGTCAGCTTCTTACCTGTCAACTCCTCAAGGCTCTTCTGGAAGGTGATCAGTTCGTTCTTGAAGAACCCATAGGAAGAAGGCTGAAGCATATGGGGCACGTCAATGAAATGGGAATAGAACGGTTTATTATAGTGGTCCCAAATCCCATATATCCTTTGCACCGTATCGCAGGTATGGGGCACCAACAACCCATCGAGGAAATCATACCGCCCCTTTAACGACAGATCGAAAGCGCTACGAACGAAGGGACACATGATGGTTTCCAGATAAGCGTTAGCTTTGGTGATAGGCTCATCAACAGCGCCGGTGATGCGATATGGCACTATATCCAACGCCGTCATGATCTCAAGAGGATTATAGGCACAAAAATAGCCAATTACCTTTCTGCCCTGCCCTCTCAGGTTCACAGCCCTTTCGGATCTGTTGCTGTAAAGTTTCTCTAGTCGGGATAGTCTCTCAGTACTCATTGCTTGTCCTTCAATTAAGATTCTACACCCTGTTCCCTCGGCCTCCGAATTGTTTTCCCGCCTTCTCTACAGACGATACCTTGACGCGGGGACTGCCTGAAGAAACGTGCTCAACGGCTTTCCCGCCATCTATAATGACGAAAAAGCCGTATCCAATCCGTTCATGCACAGACGTTAGATGATCTGGGCATCCTTCATCTTGGAAACTGTGTCCCAGCTATACCCAAGCATCTCCGTCAGTATCTCCTCGGTATGCTGCCCGAACTCGGGAGCCTCCCTCTGAGGTCCGATATCGCATTTGCTGAATTTCATGGGCGGTCCGACCACTTTGATCGGCCCCCACACCGGATGCTCCATGCTGGTGACATACTTGTTGGCAATTGACTGGGGATCCTTGGCCACATCAGCGATCGTGGCGACGCACTCAACGATAATTTCCTTATCCTGCGCCAGAAGTTTGATCCACTCCTCTCTGTCCTTGGAAGCAAAAGCCTTATCCAACTCAACGATCAAAGCGGCGCAGTTCTTCCCTCTCTCCATCATGTTGGAGAAACGCGGATCCTTCTCCAGATCGCTCAATCCCAGTATTTTGCAGAAGGACGGCCAGACCTTGTCAGGCTGCAATTGCGCCAGTGCCAGGAACTTGCCGTCCTTGCACTTGTAGTGGTTATAAAGCGGATTGCCGGCCTTGGCGCGAGTGATGCGCGGCATATTACCGCCCAGAAGAAGCTGCATGGAAACGTTCAATCCTTGAAGCCATATCAGACTACCCAGCAACGACGTATCGACTTGCTGGCCCTCTCCGGTTCTCTCTCTGGCAAGCAGAGCGGTAACGATGGCATAAGCAGTGACGGTCGCGCCCATCTGATCTCCGATTCCACCTTGAATCAGCAGCGGCGGCATATCGGGTTCGCCCGCCATGCTCATGAGGCCTGACCTGGCCAGTCCGGTGTAGTCAAAAGCGGGCTTCTCGGCATCAGGACCCTCAGGCCCCCAACCGGAAGCTGAAACATAAATCAGTTTTGGGTTGTACTTTGAGAGGGTGGCGTAATCCAGTCCCAGTCGAGCGGCTACTCCCTGCCGGAAATTCTGCACGAAGACATCGGACTTCTCCACCAGCTTGTAGATAATCTCCTTGCCCTCTTTCTTGCGGAGGTCCACCACCAGGCTTCTTTTGTTCCGATTGTTGTTCTCAAAATAGAAGTTGCGGCCAGCCACACCAGCGGATGCTCCTGCCAGTTTCATCATGCCGCGCGCCGGATCCCCCCCGGTTCTCTCTTCAATCTTGATTACTTCAGCCCCCAGATCCCCCAACATGACCGTTGCCACCGGTCCCTGTTGCCAGATCGTCCAGTCCAGAACCCTGTATCCTTCCAGTGGTTTCTTCATTATTTCCCTCCCTTTGCTGCCTTCAATCCCTCTCTGAAGGCCTTAATATTGATATCGATCACCTTTGTCAAACCCTTCTCGGTGAATCTTTCCTTCAGTTTAACCTCGATAACATCGGCAGGCATTACACCGGTGGCCTGAACATAAGCACCAAGCAGAACCTGGCTGATCGTCCTAATATCGCCCAGTTCCCCGGCAATCTTCAGAGCTGGGACGTTGAGTGTCTTGATATCCTTTCTGGTTGTTGGATTCTGGCCATTTTCCAAAGTGCTGCTCTCGAGGATCAGTAAGCCTCCGGGCTTAATCCGGTTTTCGAAGGCCTGAAGCTGGGTGATATCAAAGATCACCAGCACATTGCTCTGTGTCAGAACCGGAGAGCCTATCGGCGATTCCGAAAGAACCACGGTGCACTCGCTGGTTCCTCCCCTCATCTCAGTGCCATAAGACGGGAAATACAGCACATGGGGAAAATCCTTGAGCGCCACCTGGGTCAACATTTGCCCTGCTGTTAGTACACCCCTGCCGCCAGTTCCGGCGAAAATGGCCTCATATCTCTTGGCCATAATACTCACTCCTCTAAATGTTATTTCTTCCGGCTGATGTTCTTAATTTCGCCTAAAGGATAGGTTTTGGTCAGCACCTCATCAATCCACTTAAGCGATTCAGCCGGCGTCTTCTTCCAGTCCGTGGGACACGCAACCAGAATTTCGAGAAAACTGAGGCCTTCGCCATCCAGCTGTTTCTGGAAGGCCGTCTTCAGCATCTTCTTAACCTTCTGATAGTTGGCCGGAGAGCTCACCGACCCCCTGGCGCTATAAGCAACGCCCTCAATCGTGGCCAGCAACTCTGCGGTGCGCTGCGGATAACCGTGAAGCTCCGGATCACGCCCCATGGGAGTAGTGGTAGTCTTCTGGCCGATTAGAGTTGTCGGTGCCATCTGGCCACCGGTTGTGCCGTAATTGGCGTTGTTCCCCATGATCACCGTGATCTTCTCGCCTCGAGCGGCAGCGTTAATTAGAGCGCCCGCGCCAATGGCCATGGCATCGCCATCGCCCTGATAAGTGAATACAAAGGGTTTGCCGTTCAGTCCGCGCTTGACGCCTGTGGCCAGAGCGGGACCTGTTCCATGAGTACAGGACATCTGATCCAACCTCAATGTAAAGGTGACATAACCCGTGCAACCCATTCCACCCACGTGGATAGCCTTTTCACCAAGGTCCATCTCCTCGAGGACTTCAGCTATCATGTGTCTTACTATGCCGTGGCCGCAACCAGGACACAAGAGGCCGGGATAAGCCACCCCATATTTAGGCACGCCGTAGACTTTCTCTTTAATCATATCAGCTTCTTCACCTCTTCAAGTACTCTGGTGGGCATTAACATTCCCGCGCCTGAGGGCAAATGCCGGGCCGTTATCCCCAGGTGATGCACGGGGGCTCTTCCCTCAACGGCCAGCCTTACATCGTCTATCATCTGGCCCAGATTATCTTCCACGACCAGGAATTTGACTCCCTTCTGTGACGCCTTCTTACGGATTGCCTCGGTTGGGAACGGCCATACGGTCTGAGGTCTCAACATACCCACCTTAAGACCCTCACTTCGTGCCTGCTCCACAACATCCATGCACACCCGCGAGGGATATCCAAACGCTACCAGAACCAATTCGGCATCGTCAACCTTTAAGGCTTCAAATTTGACCTCGGATTGCATCCGATTCCACTTCTCCTGGAACGCAGCCAATCCGGTGACATAAGGATTGATCACCCATCCGGGGGTAATGTGATTAGGCCTCTGTCGGGTGCCTAACATCCCAGTGGTAGCCCATGTCTTCGGCGGCACGGGCCCGAAATCCAGAGTCTGTATGTTCAAGGGCTCGGCCATCTGGCCGATAATGGCGTCGGCGAGCACGATCGCCAAGACCCGATACTTCTCCGAAAGATAGAATGCCCATTGGACGTAGTCACAGATCTCCTGAATTGAATTTGGCACGAGCACAAAGCTCTTATATCCTCCGTGTCCGCCCCGGGTAACAGAGAGATAATCCGTCTGAGCATGCTGCGTAGTGCCCTGCCCTGGGCCGCCTCTCTGGATGTTTACAAAGACACCCGGAACTTCGGCCGAAGCAAAGTTCGAGAGCACTTCCTGCATCAATCCCCATCCGGGGCTGGAAGTGGAAGTTATGCATCGAACACCCGATGCGCTGCACCCGTATACCATAGCCGCCACCGACCATTCGGATTCGCCCTGAACGAAACTTCCTCCACGCTTGGGAAGCTCGGCGGCGAACCATTCGGTCACCTCATTTTGCGGCGTGATGGGATAGCCGAAAAAGTGTAGACATCCCGCACTTACTGCTCCCCAACCCACCGCCTGATTTCCGTTGGCCCAGATTCTTTCACCCATTTAATACACCTCTACTTATTGACTGCTTCGTCTTTATACTTATAGACCTCGATGGCCATGTGGCCACACATCCAGCCGCATGTTGCACAACCAGTGCAGTCCTCCGGCTTGACTATCGTGGGCACCAGATAACCCCGGCTGCTCATCTTTTCTCCCACAAACTCCAAACAGTGTTTGGGGCAAAATTGAACACAATAGCCGCACCCCTGACACATCATCTCGTTTATGGTGATTTCGCCCTTAGCCATATTCCCCGTTACCCCCTGTTCAATAGATCTTTTTTTGACGCAGATTTTGGCACGATTTTAGTCTAGATGGTTTGAGAAAACCCCGTCAACAGGTTTATATTCGGTTTTGGTTGACGCCGTCTGCCTTCACACGGGTCACGAGACCAGCCGCACAGACACAGTGCAGCCTGATCACCTGGAAACCAACCTCAGATGGGAGAGGCACTGACGCTACCTCACCCAAACCACTTACATAAGCTCTTATATATACATCCGCCCATACAACCGTCATCGTGCTGCTAAGGCACAGGTTGGCATGCGGTTGATGCAGCAGAGAGCCCCTCTGCAAAATCACTTTGGCGCAGCTAATCCTAGAACGCTGATGAGAATCCCGTTTCAGGATTGTCGAGGGAATTCC
Protein-coding regions in this window:
- a CDS encoding cobalamin-dependent protein (Presence of a B(12) (cobalamin)-binding domain implies dependence on cobalamin itself, in one of its several forms, or in some unusual lineages, dependence on a cobalamin-like analog.) yields the protein MTAQKKPIKVLMAKTSLDAHWRGPVVVSSALRDAGMEVIFGGRMRYDEIANTAIQEDVDVIGLNIGGRYGQIEDMIKILRANKADDKLIIAGGTVPAENIPMMKAMGVAEVFPPESDLDAIVKFVQDNVKK
- a CDS encoding methylmalonyl-CoA mutase family protein, translated to MEKKKTEKQFVTGSGLPVKGIYTQGDVADLNADRDFGVPGTFPFLRGGYPGMYRSQPWRIRQLTAYGSVEDQRDRVRYAISHGDLAITMTGDFATSSMYDLDDQPIAARTCDVGLVGAPILSLEDWEIILEGIPLDKAYIGALAPSQGQPFYFGCYFALAEKQGIPLNKIMGTGFQDMCTCYLASPFTDSIAPASALKLIGDTIEYCVENTPHVTTGSFSGYNIRECGITAYQEIAVMLACACTYIDEVLSRGKLKIDDFAYSIAGGHMSCDRDFFEEIAKFRIMRRCWAKLMKNRYGAQNPKSMMFRIHVQTSGASLTLHQPMNNVVRVAYQVLAAALGGVQSMNSDCYDEAVSVPSEEAALLAIRTQQIAQHELGIMNVADPLGGSYYLERLSNDLEEKVWDYLKKIDEQGGFLAALESGWLPREFTMGMLNEEKKAKTGEKKIVGVNCFTMDYEPFKIKAFDTGSGVWEKEMARLERLRQRRDKKAVEKALSDLRRAVETGQNVMPASIAAGRAYVTTGEIGRLWREIYPVIKEPIASFW
- a CDS encoding 2-hydroxyacyl-CoA dehydratase family protein, translated to MAEGEAPRDKTSAVKSTQTARKVRKVVKTMYTEAQEAKAAGKPVAYGMMGSMYDEILIAMDVPVVWTENYAGLCATKQDAGRFLVKAENEGYSNVICGYARTGIGFDAMRRELGGAMPENAPDGGMPVPDMLLGSSCTCDPRFKWYQALGHYMDTPTYCHDVLIPPSTADLKEVAPYYVKYQVEQLQGLIGFLEKQTGRKFDYDKLSHHLALSDKTYETWWEIDRLRRAKPAPMASEDHFAIFIPGVFRLGHQETLDFYQELYAEIKDRVDKGIGVLPGEKYRLLWGGGLPPWHTMWMFNQLQDMGAVFAIENAYFQWEPIEIPVGLENPLEHLAWRTLLMLTLNYDKARTGSGNPTVERLLRMVKEYDIDGMVMHATRSCRAMTVGQIHLSNLVREHIKLPSLLLISDIVDLRDYSEAQWRMQIDSFMETVRTRKSSKG
- a CDS encoding 2-hydroxyacyl-CoA dehydratase family protein codes for the protein MSTERLSRLEKLYSNRSERAVNLRGQGRKVIGYFCAYNPLEIMTALDIVPYRITGAVDEPITKANAYLETIMCPFVRSAFDLSLKGRYDFLDGLLVPHTCDTVQRIYGIWDHYNKPFYSHFIDVPHMLQPSSYGFFKNELITFQKSLEELTGKKLTAERLKREIELHNTQRKLLRDLYQLRKVDPPLISGAEVLKTLIVAMSLPPEEANDLIKDVIKEVKAGAKGPGKAGARLMIYGCEIDDAAFMNLVEGSGANVVADDLCIGTRFFWEDVPVTADPLDGLAKRYMELRCPRTYRDKATGTTHEEDIKSRFAYLGDFAREFNVNGVILYIIRFCDTHELDAPDVIEYLKGLGLPVLHIEDDYSATTIGQLSTRVQAFLETIR
- a CDS encoding CoA transferase, translated to MKKPLEGYRVLDWTIWQQGPVATVMLGDLGAEVIKIEERTGGDPARGMMKLAGASAGVAGRNFYFENNNRNKRSLVVDLRKKEGKEIIYKLVEKSDVFVQNFRQGVAARLGLDYATLSKYNPKLIYVSASGWGPEGPDAEKPAFDYTGLARSGLMSMAGEPDMPPLLIQGGIGDQMGATVTAYAIVTALLARERTGEGQQVDTSLLGSLIWLQGLNVSMQLLLGGNMPRITRAKAGNPLYNHYKCKDGKFLALAQLQPDKVWPSFCKILGLSDLEKDPRFSNMMERGKNCAALIVELDKAFASKDREEWIKLLAQDKEIIVECVATIADVAKDPQSIANKYVTSMEHPVWGPIKVVGPPMKFSKCDIGPQREAPEFGQHTEEILTEMLGYSWDTVSKMKDAQII
- a CDS encoding 2-oxoacid:acceptor oxidoreductase family protein, which translates into the protein MAKRYEAIFAGTGGRGVLTAGQMLTQVALKDFPHVLYFPSYGTEMRGGTSECTVVLSESPIGSPVLTQSNVLVIFDITQLQAFENRIKPGGLLILESSTLENGQNPTTRKDIKTLNVPALKIAGELGDIRTISQVLLGAYVQATGVMPADVIEVKLKERFTEKGLTKVIDINIKAFREGLKAAKGGK
- a CDS encoding thiamine pyrophosphate-dependent enzyme, which gives rise to MIKEKVYGVPKYGVAYPGLLCPGCGHGIVRHMIAEVLEEMDLGEKAIHVGGMGCTGYVTFTLRLDQMSCTHGTGPALATGVKRGLNGKPFVFTYQGDGDAMAIGAGALINAAARGEKITVIMGNNANYGTTGGQMAPTTLIGQKTTTTPMGRDPELHGYPQRTAELLATIEGVAYSARGSVSSPANYQKVKKMLKTAFQKQLDGEGLSFLEILVACPTDWKKTPAESLKWIDEVLTKTYPLGEIKNISRKK
- a CDS encoding transketolase C-terminal domain-containing protein; this encodes MGERIWANGNQAVGWGAVSAGCLHFFGYPITPQNEVTEWFAAELPKRGGSFVQGESEWSVAAMVYGCSASGVRCITSTSSPGWGLMQEVLSNFASAEVPGVFVNIQRGGPGQGTTQHAQTDYLSVTRGGHGGYKSFVLVPNSIQEICDYVQWAFYLSEKYRVLAIVLADAIIGQMAEPLNIQTLDFGPVPPKTWATTGMLGTRQRPNHITPGWVINPYVTGLAAFQEKWNRMQSEVKFEALKVDDAELVLVAFGYPSRVCMDVVEQARSEGLKVGMLRPQTVWPFPTEAIRKKASQKGVKFLVVEDNLGQMIDDVRLAVEGRAPVHHLGITARHLPSGAGMLMPTRVLEEVKKLI
- a CDS encoding 4Fe-4S binding protein, which produces MAKGEITINEMMCQGCGYCVQFCPKHCLEFVGEKMSSRGYLVPTIVKPEDCTGCATCGWMCGHMAIEVYKYKDEAVNK